A window of the Desulfovibrio sp. Fe33 genome harbors these coding sequences:
- a CDS encoding carbon-phosphorus lyase complex subunit PhnI codes for MYVAVKGGEKAIDNAHRLMAEERRGDASVPELTVEQILQQMSLAVDRVMSEGSLYDPWLAALAVKQARGDLVEAIFLLRAYRTTLPRLYDSLPVDTASMEVRRRISATFKDVPGGQVLGPTFDYTHRLLDFSLAAGTPPEAAAQEAADNDEETPLSRVMDLLADEGLVDRPTEDGTKPVGDITKDPMTFPASRDVRLQNLARGDEGFLLALGYSSQRGFGDNHPFAGEIRMGEVAVSICPDELGFEVEIGDITVSECEMVTSFKGSKDELPRFTRGYGLSFGYNERKVMAMSLVDRSLQARELGEDIVAPSQDEEFVLYHSDNVEAQGFVQHLKLPHYVDFQADLVMVRAMRAEILKRAESKAETGEAA; via the coding sequence GTGTACGTAGCCGTCAAGGGTGGCGAAAAGGCCATCGACAACGCCCATCGGCTCATGGCCGAGGAGCGCCGGGGGGATGCGTCCGTCCCGGAACTGACTGTGGAGCAGATTCTTCAACAAATGAGTCTGGCCGTGGACCGGGTCATGAGCGAGGGGTCGCTCTACGATCCGTGGCTGGCGGCCCTGGCCGTGAAACAGGCGCGCGGCGACCTGGTGGAGGCGATCTTTCTCCTGCGGGCCTACCGGACGACCCTGCCGAGGCTGTATGATTCCCTGCCCGTGGACACCGCGTCCATGGAAGTCCGCCGCCGCATCTCGGCTACCTTCAAGGATGTTCCCGGAGGCCAGGTGCTCGGACCGACCTTCGACTACACCCACCGGCTCCTGGACTTCTCCCTGGCCGCCGGAACCCCGCCCGAAGCCGCCGCCCAAGAGGCCGCGGACAACGACGAGGAGACGCCCCTGTCGCGGGTCATGGATCTCCTGGCCGACGAAGGGCTGGTGGACCGGCCCACGGAGGACGGGACCAAGCCCGTGGGCGACATCACCAAGGACCCCATGACTTTCCCGGCTTCCCGCGACGTGCGGTTGCAGAACCTGGCGCGCGGCGACGAGGGCTTCCTGTTGGCGCTCGGCTATTCGAGCCAGCGCGGATTCGGCGACAACCACCCGTTCGCGGGTGAAATCCGCATGGGCGAGGTGGCGGTGTCCATCTGCCCGGACGAGCTCGGCTTCGAAGTGGAGATCGGCGACATCACTGTGTCCGAATGCGAAATGGTCACCAGCTTCAAGGGCTCCAAGGACGAGCTGCCCCGGTTCACGCGCGGGTACGGCCTGTCCTTCGGCTATAACGAGCGCAAGGTCATGGCCATGTCCCTGGTGGACCGCTCGCTCCAGGCGCGCGAGCTGGGCGAGGACATCGTCGCTCCCTCGCAGGACGAGGAGTTCGTCCTCTACCACAGCGACAACGTGGAGGCGCAGGGCTTTGTCCAGCACCTCAAGCTCCCGCATTACGTGGACTTCCAGGCCGACCTGGTGATGGTCCGGGCCATGCGGGCCGAAATTCTCAAACGGGCCGAGTCCAAGGCCGAGACCGGGGAGGCCGCATGA
- a CDS encoding alpha-D-ribose 1-methylphosphonate 5-phosphate C-P-lyase PhnJ, translating to MTVAQAPASTEAGYNYGYLNEQTKRMIRRAILKAVAIPGYQVPFAGREMPMPYGWGTGGIQLSASILGPDDVFKVIDQGADDTTNAVSIRKFFAKVTGVETTERTGEATVIQTRHRIPETPLAEGQIMVYQVPIPEPLRWVEPRETETRKMHALEEYGVMHVQLYEDIARHGRIATNFMYPVKVNGRYIMSPSPIPKFDNPKLDNSPALHVFGAGREKRIYAIPPYTEVKSLDFEDFPFTVETWDGCCALCGAEDSYLDEVILDDAGERMFVCSDTDYCATRRSQGHLGPMAGREDLAELTGAPSGNNGRNA from the coding sequence ATGACCGTCGCCCAGGCTCCCGCCTCCACCGAGGCGGGCTACAATTACGGATATCTGAACGAGCAGACCAAGCGGATGATCCGCAGGGCCATCCTCAAGGCCGTGGCCATCCCCGGCTACCAGGTGCCCTTTGCGGGACGCGAGATGCCCATGCCCTACGGCTGGGGCACGGGCGGCATCCAGTTGTCCGCCTCCATCCTCGGTCCCGACGATGTCTTCAAGGTCATCGACCAGGGCGCGGACGACACCACCAACGCGGTCTCCATCCGCAAGTTCTTCGCCAAGGTCACCGGAGTGGAGACCACGGAGAGGACCGGCGAGGCCACGGTCATCCAGACCCGCCATCGCATCCCCGAGACGCCGCTCGCCGAGGGCCAGATCATGGTCTACCAGGTGCCTATCCCCGAGCCGTTGCGCTGGGTGGAGCCGCGCGAGACCGAGACCCGCAAGATGCACGCCCTTGAGGAATACGGGGTCATGCACGTCCAGCTCTACGAGGACATCGCCCGCCACGGGCGCATCGCCACCAACTTCATGTATCCGGTCAAGGTCAACGGGCGGTACATCATGAGCCCGTCGCCCATCCCCAAGTTCGACAACCCCAAGCTGGACAACTCCCCGGCCCTGCACGTCTTCGGCGCGGGACGCGAGAAGCGCATATACGCCATTCCTCCCTACACCGAGGTCAAGAGCCTGGATTTCGAGGACTTCCCGTTCACCGTGGAGACCTGGGACGGGTGCTGCGCCCTGTGCGGGGCCGAAGACAGCTATCTGGACGAGGTCATCCTCGACGACGCGGGCGAGCGCATGTTCGTCTGCTCGGACACAGACTATTGCGCCACCCGCCGCAGCCAGGGCCATCTCGGCCCCATGGCCGGCCGCGAGGACTTGGCGGAACTCACGGGCGCTCCGTCCGGAAACAACGGGAGGAACGCATGA
- the phnK gene encoding phosphonate C-P lyase system protein PhnK, which produces MNACPQPMIRVRGITKKYGEMIGCRDISFDLWPGEVMGIVGESGSGKSTLLACLSGRLEPTSGTVGYASREFGDIDVHGCAEPIRRKLLRTELGVVHQNPRDGLRLGVTAGANLGERLMSVGARHYGNIRAEALKWLAEVEIDAGRIDDFPKTFSGGMQQRLQIACNLITSPRMVFMDEPTGGLDVSVQARLLDLLRNLVSRLGLSVVIVTHDLAVARLLAHRLMVMQRGEVVETGLTDQVLDDPQHPYTQLLVSSILQA; this is translated from the coding sequence ATGAACGCCTGTCCGCAACCCATGATCCGCGTACGCGGCATCACCAAGAAATACGGCGAGATGATAGGCTGCCGCGACATCTCCTTCGACCTCTGGCCCGGCGAGGTCATGGGCATCGTGGGCGAATCCGGCTCGGGCAAGTCAACCTTGCTCGCCTGCCTGTCCGGCAGGCTCGAACCCACCTCCGGGACCGTGGGGTACGCCTCGCGGGAGTTCGGCGACATCGACGTGCACGGCTGCGCGGAACCGATCCGGCGCAAGCTGTTGCGCACCGAGCTGGGCGTGGTCCACCAGAATCCGCGCGACGGGCTCAGGCTCGGCGTGACCGCCGGGGCCAACCTGGGCGAGCGGCTCATGTCCGTGGGCGCGCGCCACTACGGCAACATCCGGGCCGAGGCCCTCAAGTGGCTGGCCGAGGTGGAGATAGACGCCGGGCGCATCGACGATTTCCCCAAGACCTTTTCCGGCGGAATGCAGCAGCGTCTCCAGATCGCCTGCAACCTCATCACCTCGCCGAGGATGGTCTTCATGGACGAACCCACGGGCGGCCTCGACGTGTCGGTCCAGGCGCGTCTTCTCGACCTGCTGCGCAACCTGGTTTCCCGGCTCGGGCTGTCGGTCGTCATCGTCACCCACGACCTGGCCGTGGCGCGGCTTCTGGCCCACCGGCTGATGGTCATGCAGCGCGGCGAAGTGGTCGAGACCGGTCTGACCGACCAGGTCCTGGACGATCCCCAACACCCCTACACCCAACTGCTGGTCTCTTCGATCCTGCAGGCCTAG
- the phnL gene encoding phosphonate C-P lyase system protein PhnL, which produces MTTMISVRSLDKTFTLHTQGGTVIPVFSKLDLDVNAGECVALAGSSGAGKSSLICSLYGNYRPQAGSVRIRHDGGMVDIVTATPRQVLDIRSRTMGYVSQFLRVVPRVSALDVVAEPLLTLTGDPVAARDRAAFLLKRLNIPSALWSLPPATFSGGEQQRVNIARGFSVEYPVLLLDEPTASLDSENRRVVVQLINEAKARGTAVVGIFHDEEVRDLVADRLFEMRSFKEAA; this is translated from the coding sequence ATGACGACCATGATTTCCGTTCGCAGCCTGGACAAGACCTTCACCCTGCACACGCAGGGCGGCACCGTCATCCCGGTCTTTTCCAAGCTCGATCTCGATGTGAACGCGGGCGAGTGCGTGGCCCTGGCCGGGTCTTCGGGCGCTGGCAAGTCCTCGCTCATCTGCTCGCTCTACGGCAACTACCGGCCCCAGGCGGGGTCCGTGCGCATCCGCCACGACGGCGGGATGGTCGATATCGTCACCGCCACGCCCCGGCAGGTGCTGGACATCCGCAGCAGGACCATGGGCTACGTCAGCCAGTTCCTGCGGGTGGTGCCGCGCGTGTCCGCCCTGGACGTGGTGGCCGAACCCCTGTTGACCCTGACCGGCGATCCCGTCGCCGCCCGCGACAGGGCCGCCTTCCTGCTGAAGCGGCTGAACATCCCTTCCGCCCTGTGGTCCCTGCCCCCGGCGACCTTCTCGGGCGGCGAACAGCAGCGGGTGAACATAGCGCGGGGCTTCAGCGTGGAATATCCGGTCCTGCTCCTCGACGAGCCGACCGCCTCCCTCGATTCCGAGAACCGGCGGGTGGTGGTTCAGTTGATAAACGAGGCCAAGGCCCGGGGAACCGCCGTGGTCGGCATCTTCCACGACGAGGAAGTGCGCGACCTTGTGGCCGACAGACTGTTCGAAATGCGCAGCTTCAAGGAGGCCGCATAA
- a CDS encoding alpha-D-ribose 1-methylphosphonate 5-triphosphate diphosphatase has translation MDRIIKNARIVLRDEIVSGSVKIAGGVIESIDFGPCSVANAVDLENDYLLPGFVELHTDNLEQELEPRPGVFWPDPLASVLAHDNTMAGAGITTVLDAVSLGEYHDGPQRSKIMDMSIRALQRARGTGVLKADHRLHLRCEFSDPKVVDLLLPHIDDPMLMLVSLMDHTPGQRQFTDTEKYRSYYRNMSWSDEEFDEVSRRMIATQESCAELNRARIVSLCRERGIPMASHDDTLPEHVRQAMAEGIAISEFPTTAEAARLARDAGISIVMGGPNLVRGASHSGNVSARDLAGEGLLDILSSDYVPGSLVGGAFALRERLGFSLPDAVAMISANPADAVGLGDRGRIGCGLRADLVRVREIEGVPAVLRTWSAGCSGRVEITAKNAA, from the coding sequence ATGGACCGCATCATCAAGAACGCCCGTATCGTCCTGCGCGACGAGATCGTCTCCGGCTCGGTGAAAATCGCGGGCGGGGTTATCGAATCCATCGACTTCGGCCCGTGCTCCGTGGCCAATGCCGTTGACCTGGAGAACGATTATCTCCTGCCCGGCTTCGTGGAGCTGCACACCGACAACCTGGAACAGGAGCTGGAACCCCGTCCGGGCGTGTTCTGGCCCGATCCGCTGGCCTCGGTGCTGGCCCACGACAACACCATGGCGGGCGCGGGCATCACCACGGTGCTCGACGCCGTGTCCCTCGGCGAATACCACGACGGTCCCCAACGCTCGAAGATCATGGATATGTCCATCCGGGCGCTCCAGCGGGCGCGGGGCACCGGGGTGCTCAAGGCGGATCATCGCCTGCACCTGCGCTGCGAATTTTCCGACCCCAAGGTGGTGGACCTGCTTCTGCCGCACATCGACGACCCCATGCTCATGCTCGTTTCGCTCATGGACCATACTCCGGGCCAGCGGCAGTTCACGGACACCGAAAAGTACCGGTCCTACTACCGCAACATGAGCTGGAGCGACGAGGAGTTCGACGAGGTATCCAGGCGGATGATCGCCACCCAGGAATCGTGCGCCGAGCTGAACCGCGCGCGCATCGTCTCCCTCTGCCGGGAGCGGGGCATTCCCATGGCCAGCCACGACGATACCCTGCCCGAGCACGTCCGGCAGGCCATGGCCGAGGGCATCGCCATTTCCGAATTTCCGACCACCGCCGAAGCCGCGCGTCTGGCGCGGGACGCGGGCATCTCCATCGTCATGGGCGGGCCCAACCTTGTCAGGGGCGCGTCCCATTCGGGCAATGTTTCGGCTCGCGATCTGGCCGGGGAGGGGCTGCTGGACATCCTTTCCTCGGACTACGTGCCGGGCAGTCTCGTGGGCGGGGCCTTCGCCCTGCGCGAGCGGCTGGGTTTCTCCCTGCCCGACGCCGTGGCCATGATAAGCGCCAATCCGGCCGATGCCGTGGGGCTCGGCGACCGGGGCCGCATCGGCTGCGGGTTGCGCGCGGACCTGGTCCGGGTGCGGGAGATCGAAGGCGTGCCCGCAGTGTTACGGACGTGGTCCGCAGGATGTTCCGGACGCGTTGAAATAACAGCGAAAAACGCGGCCTGA
- the phnC gene encoding phosphonate ABC transporter ATP-binding protein: MKSINLRKRAQREALGVNGLCKVYPNGTEALKDVSVTINSGDFCVIIGLSGAGKSTLLRCMNRLVRPSSGSISLFGEDITRVNGGQLRQVRRRVGMIFQQFNLVRRLTVLENVLVGRLRFNSHPVKRCLSMARQFSKAEREFAFDCLQQVGIGDLAFRRADALSGGQQQRVAIARALAQEPEVFLADEPIASLDPRSSETVMQILAKIHEEKGIPVLVNLHHIDFAQRYGKRILGMSKGELIFDGTARDLDAETVSRIYGDKAEEALEELSAA; this comes from the coding sequence ATGAAATCGATAAATCTTCGTAAACGAGCGCAACGCGAAGCCCTTGGCGTCAATGGGCTGTGCAAGGTGTACCCCAACGGCACCGAGGCCCTCAAAGACGTGTCCGTGACCATCAATTCCGGCGACTTTTGCGTCATCATCGGCCTGTCCGGGGCCGGAAAGTCCACCCTGCTCCGCTGCATGAACCGCCTGGTCCGGCCCTCCAGCGGGTCCATCTCCCTGTTCGGCGAGGACATCACCCGGGTCAACGGCGGACAGCTCCGGCAGGTGCGCCGCCGCGTGGGCATGATCTTCCAGCAGTTCAATCTGGTGCGGCGTCTGACCGTGCTGGAGAACGTGCTGGTCGGCCGCCTGCGCTTCAACTCCCACCCGGTGAAGCGGTGTCTGTCCATGGCCCGTCAGTTTTCCAAGGCCGAACGGGAATTCGCTTTCGATTGCCTCCAGCAGGTGGGCATCGGCGACCTGGCGTTCCGTCGGGCCGACGCCCTGTCCGGCGGCCAGCAGCAGCGCGTGGCCATCGCCCGCGCCCTGGCCCAGGAGCCGGAGGTCTTCCTGGCCGACGAGCCCATCGCCTCGCTCGACCCGCGCAGCTCCGAGACGGTCATGCAGATCCTGGCGAAGATTCACGAGGAAAAGGGCATTCCCGTGCTCGTGAACCTGCATCACATCGACTTCGCCCAGCGTTACGGCAAGCGCATCCTGGGCATGTCCAAGGGCGAATTGATTTTTGACGGCACGGCCCGCGATCTCGACGCCGAGACCGTGTCGCGCATCTATGGTGATAAGGCTGAGGAAGCTCTGGAAGAGCTTTCCGCCGCCTGA
- the phnD gene encoding phosphonate ABC transporter substrate-binding protein, giving the protein MLSKLTKALMMAALVLTVALPGMANAGPKEWPATLKLGFIPTEGAADSAKRAKPIARQLEKDLGVKVEIFTASDYNGIITAMANSHIDLAYYGPKSYVEAAEKANAEAVVMELNKDGQPGYTGVIITRKDSGIDSMEKAKGKTFAFTDPNSTSGYLVPNVIFARDMKIDPEKYFSQVRFSGSHGASILAVKNGSIEVAATNNIDLDRMIEKGSASLDDFNTIKKSDMIPGAPIAVRKDLPESLKVAIAGSLLKINDDHEALEILQNGGYRHTSDKDYDMIRYLKRLKAELAKKK; this is encoded by the coding sequence ATGCTTTCGAAACTGACCAAAGCGCTGATGATGGCGGCCCTGGTACTGACCGTGGCCCTGCCCGGTATGGCCAATGCCGGACCCAAGGAATGGCCCGCCACCCTGAAGCTCGGCTTCATCCCCACCGAGGGAGCGGCCGACTCCGCCAAGCGCGCCAAGCCCATCGCCCGCCAGTTGGAAAAGGATCTCGGCGTCAAGGTCGAAATCTTCACCGCCTCCGATTACAACGGCATCATCACCGCCATGGCCAACAGCCACATCGACCTGGCCTACTACGGCCCCAAGAGCTACGTGGAGGCCGCTGAGAAGGCCAACGCCGAAGCCGTGGTCATGGAGCTGAACAAGGACGGCCAGCCCGGCTACACCGGCGTCATCATCACCCGCAAGGATTCCGGCATCGACTCCATGGAAAAGGCCAAGGGCAAGACCTTCGCCTTCACCGATCCCAACTCCACCTCCGGCTACCTGGTGCCCAACGTCATCTTCGCCCGCGACATGAAGATCGACCCCGAGAAGTACTTCTCCCAGGTCCGTTTCTCCGGCTCCCACGGCGCGTCCATCCTGGCCGTCAAGAACGGTTCCATTGAGGTCGCCGCCACCAACAACATCGACCTCGACCGCATGATCGAGAAGGGCTCCGCCTCCCTGGACGACTTCAACACCATCAAGAAGTCCGACATGATTCCCGGCGCCCCCATCGCCGTGCGCAAGGACTTGCCGGAGAGCCTGAAGGTCGCCATCGCCGGTTCCCTGCTCAAGATCAACGATGACCACGAGGCTCTGGAAATTCTCCAGAACGGCGGCTACCGCCACACCTCCGACAAGGATTACGACATGATCCGTTACCTCAAGCGCCTCAAGGCCGAACTGGCCAAGAAGAAGTAG
- the phnE gene encoding phosphonate ABC transporter, permease protein PhnE: protein MSHELTLDQVTPRKSFLQKLALGGLITIVLAVLVSSYISTDIDPFKLYAKRQNAFEYLFGRQLNDADKQAAMDQAERLPAIIAFEEAYQKVKAEYSASGRELNPVTMQREAQKRADARMAEMSSEEHERIVQSEYDRISDEREGGYFPPETAWPHLVEYSKALIETVAIAIWGTLIAFIAAIPMAMFAAKNTLELMVQGDGTVQRAIRWFGQFGARRVLDFCRGFNEFVMALIFVAVIGLGPYAGVLALAIHTFGILGKVFSEAIEQIEPGQVEAVTASGAGPAQIMAFSVIPQVMPLVVSYTLLRFESNVRSATILGFVGAGGIGFLMFDKINGYLYREVCTMMIMVIVSVTIIDYLCGILRRKFV from the coding sequence ATGAGTCATGAACTGACACTCGATCAGGTCACCCCCAGGAAGAGCTTCCTCCAGAAGCTCGCCCTGGGGGGCTTGATAACCATCGTCCTCGCGGTCCTGGTTTCCTCGTACATCTCCACGGACATCGATCCGTTCAAGTTGTACGCCAAACGCCAGAACGCCTTCGAGTATCTCTTCGGCAGGCAGCTCAACGACGCGGACAAGCAGGCGGCCATGGATCAGGCCGAACGTCTGCCCGCCATCATAGCCTTCGAGGAGGCGTATCAGAAGGTCAAGGCGGAATACTCCGCCTCCGGACGCGAATTGAATCCCGTGACCATGCAGCGCGAGGCCCAGAAACGCGCCGACGCCCGCATGGCGGAAATGAGCTCCGAGGAGCATGAACGGATCGTCCAGAGCGAATACGACCGCATCAGCGACGAAAGGGAAGGGGGGTATTTCCCGCCCGAAACCGCCTGGCCCCATCTCGTGGAATACTCCAAGGCGCTCATCGAGACCGTGGCCATCGCCATATGGGGGACGCTCATCGCCTTTATCGCGGCCATCCCCATGGCCATGTTCGCGGCCAAGAATACCCTGGAACTGATGGTACAGGGCGACGGGACCGTGCAGCGGGCCATCCGCTGGTTTGGCCAGTTCGGGGCGCGGCGCGTGCTCGATTTCTGCCGCGGCTTCAACGAATTCGTCATGGCCCTCATCTTCGTGGCCGTCATCGGCCTCGGACCGTATGCGGGCGTGCTGGCCCTGGCCATCCACACCTTCGGCATCCTGGGCAAGGTCTTTTCCGAGGCCATCGAGCAGATCGAACCCGGCCAGGTCGAGGCCGTCACCGCCTCCGGCGCGGGGCCCGCTCAGATCATGGCCTTCTCGGTCATCCCGCAGGTCATGCCCCTTGTGGTCAGCTACACCCTGCTGCGTTTCGAATCCAACGTCCGCTCGGCCACCATCCTCGGCTTCGTGGGCGCGGGCGGCATCGGCTTCCTGATGTTCGACAAGATCAACGGATACCTCTATCGCGAAGTGTGCACCATGATGATCATGGTCATCGTTTCCGTGACCATCATCGACTATCTTTGCGGCATTCTCCGCCGGAAGTTCGTTTAA